Proteins encoded together in one Mobula birostris isolate sMobBir1 chromosome 7, sMobBir1.hap1, whole genome shotgun sequence window:
- the LOC140200869 gene encoding growth/differentiation factor 9-like — translation MWLLSQIHHNIWLVVLINWISLATLITFPDKEVTQNSENYLLLPLLNVLTNKHGWDYRGPIKPDVGHLKYMKRLYTVAATQDGIPRRLGGHPYNTVRLLIPRAQSRSTQVFKQDVLYGLAPVTSQERLLRSVLLYSVTKSAYSPVLCTCNLTVREPYSDQMCSESDSLRSHSFHVQFGRRNRHKWVEVDLASFLQPFVRPQRGNLHVVFSYKCTKAGQPYGNRTGVSELTLVPPSLLLFLNDTRAQTRHSWFSMEMGEQSRVGRVHGLKSLSTGNGVRDLKSNRRRGPRSDPEGLFHARTARRYPQFQYPDQECQLHDFRLSFSQLRWDRWIIAPHNYNPRYCKGSCPRALGHRYGSPVHTLIQNILYEKVDSTVPRPSCVPSKYNPLSVLTLESDGSIVYKEYEDMIATMCTCR, via the exons ATGTGGCTTTTATCACAGATCCACCATAATATTTGGTTAGTAGTGCTCATCAACTGGATTTCTCTCGCCACTCTGATCACCTTTCCTGACAAAGAAGTAACTCAGAACTCCGAGAATTATCTTTTACTACCTCTGCTAAACGTTTTGACCAACAAGCATGGTTGGGATTACCGAGGTCCAATAAAACCGGATGTCGGCCATTTGAAGTATATGAAAAGACTCTACACCGTGGCCGCGACACAAGATGGAATACCTAGGCGACTTGGGGGCCATCCCTACAACACCGTGAGATTGCTGATACCACGGGCTCAATCCCGTTCCACACAAG TATTTAAACAAGATGTCCTGTATGGTCTGGCGCCCGTCACTTCTCAGGAAAGATTACTGCGATCCGTGCTCCTGTACTCAGTCACTAAATCGGCGTACTCTCCCGTCCTGTGCACCTGCAACCTCACTGTCCGCGAGCCGTATTCCGACCAGATGTGCTCCGAGTCCGACAGTCTCCGTTCGCACAGCTTCCACGTACAGTTCGGGCGCAGGAACAGGCATAAGTGGGTTGAAGTGGACTTGGCCTCCTTCCTCCAGCCGTTCGTCAGGCCACAGCGGGGCAACCTTCACGTAGTCTTCAGTTACAAGTGCACCAAAGCAGGCCAGCCGTACGGCAACCGCACGGGAGTTTCGGAACTGACCCTGGTGCCTCCCTCCCTGCTTCTGTTTCTCAACGACACCCGGGCGCAGACACGCCACAGCTGGTTCTCGATGGAAATGGGCGAGCAATCCCGGGTGGGCCGAGTGCACGGACTGAAGAGTCTTTCCACTGGGAACGGGGTACGGGACTTGAAGTCCAACCGCCGCAGAGGACCCAGAAGTGACCCGGAAGGGTTGTTTCATGCGCGAACGGCTCGCCGCTATCCCCAGTTCCAGTATCCCGACCAAGAATGCCAACTTCACGACTTCCGACTGTCTTTCAGTCAGCTCCGGTGGGACCGCTGGATTATAGCACCCCATAACTACAATCCTCGTTATTGCAAAGGCAGCTGCCCACGAGCCCTCGGCCATCGCTACGGATCCCCCGTTCACACCTTGATCCAGAACATTCTCTACGAAAAAGTGGACTCGACAGTTCCTCGCCCCTCCTGCGTCCCTTCCAAATATAATCCGCTGAGCGTGTTAACGCTGGAGAGCGATGGCTCCATAGTGTACAAAGAATACGAGGATATGATTGCCACCATGTGCACTTGCCGCTAG